The Gemmatimonadota bacterium genome has a segment encoding these proteins:
- a CDS encoding serine hydrolase, which translates to MRTLIASVLLAAPLAAQDITAIGRDLDTYIPKALSEWRGAGVAVGIVKDDRVVYAKGFGVREVGKPDPVDDKTIFAIGSNSKFFTAVAAAMLADDGKLSLDDKVTKHLPWFQLYDPWVTREFTLRDAMSHRSGLGRRGDPLWYGTGRSRDDLVRLVRHLPPNSSFRTEYGYQNLMFITAGQAIAAAAGMSWDDVIARRIFSPLGMTDSRTAMAQLKAQSNVAMPHELSGDIPRPQVIPWREIDNAGAAGSITSNVQDMAKWMRFILARGVHGADTLLKPRTLADITGPHSIPTRVVTDTLGLGRHFSLYGLGIGLNDMLGVKVLQHTGGIDGMLSFVAMVPERKLGVVVLTNVSGHNALYTALGQKILVDLLGGPKRDWSAIALAEMRKGEAQAAEQAKTRLDARVANTQPSRPLTDYAGTYRHEMYGDVVVTLEDGALRVRHGPEIDLRLQHFHYDTFNARASGLLLGDTAWVSFSLDSGARVNTITVEGLAEFDRVRVP; encoded by the coding sequence ATGCGCACCCTCATCGCCTCCGTCCTCCTCGCGGCCCCCCTCGCCGCGCAGGACATCACGGCCATCGGCCGCGACCTTGACACCTACATTCCGAAGGCGTTGTCGGAATGGCGCGGTGCCGGCGTCGCCGTCGGGATCGTCAAGGACGACCGCGTGGTCTACGCCAAGGGCTTCGGCGTCCGCGAGGTTGGCAAGCCCGACCCGGTCGACGACAAGACCATCTTCGCGATTGGTTCGAACAGCAAGTTCTTCACTGCCGTGGCCGCCGCCATGCTCGCCGACGATGGCAAGCTCTCGCTGGACGACAAGGTCACGAAGCACCTCCCCTGGTTCCAGCTCTATGATCCGTGGGTCACCCGCGAGTTCACCCTGCGCGATGCCATGTCGCATCGCAGCGGCCTCGGGCGTCGCGGGGATCCCCTGTGGTATGGCACGGGACGCTCCCGCGATGACCTCGTCCGACTCGTCAGGCACCTGCCACCGAACTCCTCATTCCGCACGGAGTACGGCTACCAGAACCTGATGTTCATCACGGCGGGGCAGGCTATCGCCGCCGCGGCCGGCATGTCGTGGGACGACGTGATCGCCCGGCGGATCTTCTCGCCGCTCGGGATGACCGATTCGCGCACCGCGATGGCACAACTCAAGGCGCAGTCCAACGTCGCCATGCCGCACGAACTGTCGGGTGACATCCCCCGCCCGCAGGTGATCCCCTGGCGCGAGATCGACAACGCCGGCGCTGCCGGGTCGATCACCTCCAATGTGCAGGACATGGCGAAGTGGATGCGTTTCATCCTCGCCCGCGGCGTCCATGGCGCCGATACCCTGCTCAAGCCCCGGACACTCGCCGACATCACCGGCCCACACTCCATCCCCACCCGGGTCGTCACCGACACCCTTGGACTTGGCCGGCACTTCTCCCTTTACGGACTCGGTATCGGCCTCAACGACATGCTGGGGGTGAAGGTCCTCCAGCACACCGGCGGGATCGACGGCATGCTCTCGTTCGTCGCGATGGTCCCCGAGCGCAAGCTCGGTGTCGTGGTGCTCACCAACGTGAGTGGCCACAACGCGCTGTATACTGCACTTGGTCAGAAGATCCTCGTCGACCTGCTCGGTGGACCAAAACGCGACTGGAGTGCGATCGCACTCGCCGAGATGCGCAAGGGAGAGGCCCAGGCTGCGGAGCAGGCAAAGACGCGGCTCGATGCGCGGGTGGCGAACACGCAGCCGTCGCGGCCACTCACCGACTATGCGGGCACCTATCGCCATGAGATGTATGGGGACGTGGTGGTCACCCTGGAGGACGGCGCCCTGCGGGTGCGCCACGGCCCGGAGATCGACCTCAGGTTGCAGCACTTCCATTACGACACGTTCAACGCGCGTGCGTCCGGGCTGCTGCTGGGTGACACGGCGTGGGTGAGCTTCTCGCTGGACAGCGGTGCCAGGGTCAACACCATCACGGTCGAAGGGCTCGCGGAGTTCGATCGCGTGCGGGTACCCTGA
- a CDS encoding response regulator transcription factor: MAIRVLLLDDDPAFRHRLAQRLAFAPSVVVAGAFATARALYAQLDNAPTSADVALIDIGLREATGIEVARHLTDTFPDLGILMLTVFEDDAHVLQAIRAGASGYLLKDTPVDQLAAAIAEVHAGGVPLSRSIARRLLRLAVDAPERPSVPPEETVPLSARERELLEHIVTGKTEAAIAVGLGISPHTVRTHVKNIYRKLQVTTRAGAVRRAFEQRLVDPPG; the protein is encoded by the coding sequence GTGGCCATCCGCGTGCTGTTGCTTGACGATGATCCAGCCTTTCGCCATCGGCTGGCGCAACGACTCGCGTTTGCACCGTCCGTCGTGGTGGCCGGCGCCTTCGCGACCGCGCGGGCGCTGTATGCCCAACTCGACAATGCGCCCACGAGCGCCGACGTCGCCCTCATTGACATCGGACTCCGGGAGGCCACCGGCATCGAGGTCGCTCGGCACCTCACCGACACGTTCCCCGACCTGGGCATCCTCATGCTGACGGTGTTCGAGGACGACGCCCATGTGTTGCAGGCGATCCGGGCCGGCGCCTCCGGGTACCTGCTGAAGGACACGCCGGTGGACCAGCTCGCCGCCGCGATTGCGGAGGTACATGCGGGCGGCGTGCCCCTGTCCCGATCGATCGCCCGACGCCTCCTGCGGCTGGCCGTCGACGCTCCGGAGCGGCCGTCGGTTCCCCCGGAGGAGACGGTGCCGCTGTCCGCCCGGGAGCGAGAGCTGCTGGAGCACATCGTGACGGGAAAGACCGAGGCCGCGATTGCGGTGGGGCTCGGGATCAGTCCGCATACGGTCCGGACGCACGTCAAGAACATCTATCGGAAGCTCCAGGTGACCACGCGCGCGGGGGCGGTGCGCCGCGCGTTCGAACAGCGCCTCGTCGATCCTCCGGGTTGA
- a CDS encoding OmpA family protein — protein sequence MSRSWLCGTLALLVAAPAAAQRTPPRPASDTAASSMAPGTGVWRNYDFRPGDSVWFATDFAAEPVGRFPASQLQFVRGNMQIVDIDSSRALEVSSASVFGIALPADLPTDFSLEFEIRIPAPNIYTQVFFAPTARGSIARYPFDYLYVGGRPGIYRKGTAVSNLYMPRIQDRWVPVKLQVDSAYSIMYVGPDRAAQVPVVNFPRGKVIEFESTGNPRLPTYIRNIVVAVGLNDLYKALTARGEVSTLGILFDTNSDRLLPESTPVLDEIRKMLTEHPDLRLQVEGHTDDVGDDAFNLALSERRARSVVAWLVAQQLSSSRLTVVGHGERMPVGDNRTPAGRRANRRVVLRRLP from the coding sequence ATGAGCCGATCCTGGTTGTGTGGCACCCTCGCCCTGCTCGTTGCTGCCCCGGCGGCGGCGCAGCGCACGCCACCCCGCCCGGCATCGGACACGGCCGCGTCCTCGATGGCGCCCGGCACCGGGGTCTGGCGCAACTACGACTTTCGGCCGGGCGACAGCGTCTGGTTCGCGACCGACTTCGCGGCGGAGCCCGTCGGGCGCTTTCCGGCCAGTCAACTCCAGTTCGTGCGCGGGAACATGCAGATCGTTGACATCGACAGCAGCAGGGCGCTCGAGGTGTCCAGTGCCAGCGTGTTCGGGATCGCGCTCCCGGCCGACCTGCCGACCGACTTCTCGCTCGAGTTCGAGATCCGCATTCCCGCCCCGAACATCTACACCCAGGTCTTCTTCGCCCCGACGGCCCGTGGCTCGATCGCGCGGTACCCCTTCGACTACTTGTATGTGGGCGGACGGCCCGGGATCTACCGGAAGGGCACGGCCGTCTCCAACCTGTACATGCCGCGCATCCAGGATCGCTGGGTGCCGGTGAAGCTCCAAGTGGATAGCGCGTACAGCATCATGTATGTAGGGCCGGACCGCGCGGCCCAGGTGCCCGTGGTGAACTTTCCGCGCGGCAAGGTGATCGAGTTCGAGTCGACGGGCAACCCACGCCTGCCCACCTACATCCGCAACATCGTCGTGGCGGTCGGGCTCAATGACCTCTACAAGGCACTGACGGCCCGCGGCGAGGTCTCCACCCTGGGCATTCTCTTCGATACCAACAGCGATCGCCTCCTGCCCGAGTCGACGCCGGTGCTCGACGAGATCCGCAAGATGCTCACCGAGCACCCTGACCTGCGATTGCAGGTCGAGGGCCATACGGACGACGTGGGCGATGATGCGTTCAATCTCGCGTTGTCCGAGCGTCGCGCGCGTTCCGTGGTCGCCTGGCTGGTGGCACAACAACTCTCATCGAGCCGACTGACCGTGGTGGGGCATGGTGAGCGGATGCCGGTCGGCGACAACCGCACCCCGGCTGGGCGACGCGCCAATCGACGCGTGGTGCTTCGGAGGCTGCCATGA
- a CDS encoding aminotransferase class V-fold PLP-dependent enzyme — MAIVAPRPATRPTRREGVQSSMTNRRDFLRRAAVGSTATAASLIASRAALVPPREILELARSGRGLPTPPAGSPAAVAQDEAYWREVAAQYAITDKATNLEAGYWGMMANPVLAAYHRHVDRVNRENSWFARREFPALSQAARQRVATALGVEAGEIAWARNATEALQSIIGQYNQLQAGDSVLYADLDYPAMQMAMNALAARRGAAVATLTIPEPASRQGILDVYAKALEANPRTRLLLLTHPNNKTGLMLPVREIADMARARNVDVVVDTAHAFGQFPLSLPDLGVPFAAVNLHKWMGAPIGVAALYIRKDALARIDRAHGDDGPLDRIDSRIHTGTTDFAAIMTVPDAMDFQDRIGIPRKAARLRYLRDAWVGPARSIAGVDVLTPDEPGLAGAITGFRLHGDGSRERNVAIARTLLDEFGIFTVARSGLAKGDCVRVTPALYSSPADAAKLVAALRVMAARRG; from the coding sequence ATGGCCATCGTGGCCCCCCGGCCAGCGACTCGCCCGACCCGGCGGGAGGGTGTACAATCGAGCATGACCAACCGCCGCGACTTCCTCCGCCGCGCCGCCGTGGGCTCCACCGCCACCGCCGCCTCCCTGATCGCCTCGCGTGCCGCACTCGTACCGCCGCGCGAGATTCTGGAGTTGGCCCGCTCGGGACGCGGCCTCCCGACGCCTCCCGCCGGCTCGCCCGCCGCCGTCGCGCAGGACGAGGCGTACTGGCGCGAGGTCGCGGCGCAGTACGCCATCACCGACAAGGCGACCAACCTCGAGGCGGGCTACTGGGGGATGATGGCCAACCCGGTCCTGGCCGCGTACCACCGCCACGTGGACCGCGTGAACCGCGAGAACTCCTGGTTCGCACGGCGTGAGTTCCCTGCCCTCTCACAGGCGGCACGCCAGCGCGTGGCCACCGCCCTCGGCGTCGAAGCGGGCGAAATCGCCTGGGCGCGCAACGCCACCGAAGCGCTGCAATCGATCATTGGCCAGTACAACCAGCTGCAGGCCGGTGACAGTGTGCTGTACGCCGATCTCGACTATCCCGCGATGCAGATGGCGATGAACGCGCTCGCCGCGCGGCGTGGCGCCGCTGTCGCCACTTTGACCATTCCCGAACCCGCATCGCGCCAGGGAATCCTCGACGTGTACGCCAAGGCCCTCGAGGCGAATCCACGCACGCGTCTCCTGCTCCTCACGCACCCCAACAACAAGACGGGGCTGATGCTCCCGGTGCGCGAGATCGCCGACATGGCGCGCGCACGGAACGTTGACGTGGTGGTCGACACGGCGCATGCGTTCGGCCAGTTCCCGCTCTCGCTCCCCGACCTCGGCGTGCCGTTCGCCGCCGTGAACCTGCACAAATGGATGGGGGCCCCGATCGGCGTCGCCGCACTCTACATCCGCAAGGACGCGCTCGCCCGCATCGATCGCGCGCATGGCGACGACGGCCCGCTCGACCGGATCGACAGCCGCATACACACCGGCACGACTGACTTTGCCGCGATCATGACCGTGCCCGACGCCATGGACTTCCAGGATCGCATCGGCATTCCGCGCAAGGCGGCGCGGTTGCGCTACCTGCGCGATGCCTGGGTCGGTCCCGCACGCTCCATTGCCGGGGTGGACGTCCTCACGCCGGACGAACCGGGACTCGCCGGAGCGATCACCGGCTTCCGACTTCACGGCGACGGCTCGCGCGAACGCAATGTCGCGATCGCGCGGACGCTGCTCGACGAGTTCGGGATCTTCACCGTGGCACGATCGGGGCTGGCGAAGGGAGACTGCGTACGGGTTACGCCAGCGCTGTATTCGTCACCGGCCGATGCGGCGAAGCTGGTGGCAGCACTTCGGGTGATGGCCGCGCGTCGGGGGTGA
- a CDS encoding HIT domain-containing protein codes for MNSPNTAADACVFCEIVARRAPAAIVLEDGHTLAFVDLRQANPGHVLVIPKVHIPDVRHLDAEVGAALMHSVVRITRAVGVAFPNDGLSLWHSIGPAAFQEVPHLHIHVHPRLLSDGLLQVYPTLPENTDRPTLHLIAERLKSALQSLT; via the coding sequence GTGAACTCTCCAAATACTGCAGCCGACGCGTGTGTCTTCTGCGAGATCGTCGCCCGGAGGGCGCCCGCCGCGATCGTGCTCGAGGATGGGCACACCCTCGCCTTCGTCGACCTCCGCCAGGCCAACCCCGGCCACGTCCTCGTCATCCCGAAGGTGCACATCCCCGACGTGCGCCACCTGGACGCCGAGGTGGGCGCGGCGCTCATGCACAGCGTCGTTCGCATCACACGCGCCGTCGGCGTCGCCTTTCCCAACGACGGCCTCTCCCTCTGGCACTCGATTGGTCCCGCCGCCTTCCAGGAAGTGCCACACCTGCACATCCACGTCCACCCGCGCCTGCTCAGTGACGGCCTCCTCCAGGTGTATCCCACGTTGCCGGAGAACACCGACCGTCCCACGCTGCACCTCATTGCCGAACGACTAAAGAGCGCGTTGCAGTCCCTCACCTAA